A single region of the Salvia miltiorrhiza cultivar Shanhuang (shh) chromosome 8, IMPLAD_Smil_shh, whole genome shotgun sequence genome encodes:
- the LOC131000022 gene encoding interactor of constitutive active ROPs 3 isoform X2: MQTPKARGSPSSAPQKSSPRSISSEASLKSSSPQAASSEKVSPKVVRQLKTGPRFLDPTASSSNQASRAPKERSPKVAEHKSPRSPLSEKRPSKVPELESQISQLEHDLKVVKDQLISTEAQKKQAQKDAEESNQQLLSLSLKLEELQKQLSEEQESGIQFELEAIKKKSSHESAALASALDEIEQLKLQIETVAESEATQSKNLESEQSDLLKLKENLTETLLIVEEMKQQVMHSKESEAEAQALVGETLLQLETAKKMMETLRSDGLRATEAYNAIAAELEQSRARVNFLEDLVSNLKDSQREDVGETEVSSLKLEVEQLRSALEVGEIRYNEERSHSAEQIRDAMETVEKFKSASSQREAELEVEIRRSKYEIEELKANLMDKETELQGICEENEGLTTKLESSVLGQRENELEKRLHDSKAEVEALKASLQQKEAEWQNTSKENEALKEMMSAGEVEESARAAEREVAVKVSYMAEEVEKSNRKAARVGEQLEAVQAANAEMEGELRRLKVQSDQWRKAAEAAAAMLSAGNNGQMMERTGSMDSHYNSPRTGKISSPYGDELDEELMKKKNANMLRRFGVLWKKPQK; encoded by the exons ATGCAGACCCCTAAAGCAAG AGGCAGTCCCTCCAGCGCGCCCCAGAAGAGCTCTCCTCGATCAATTTCATCAGAGGCTTCTCTAAAAAGCTCGTCCCCTCAAGCCGCTTCCTCGGAGAAGGTTTCGCCTAAAGTGGTGCGTCAGCTCAAGACAGGTCCCCGTTTCTTAGACCCTACCGCGTCTTCATCCAACCAAGCGAGCCGAGCACCAAAAGAGAGAAGTCCTAAAGTAGCCGAACACAAATCCCCTAGAAGCCCGCTGTCTGAG AAGCGGCCTAGCAAAGTTCCCGAGCTCGAGAGTCAGATTTCTCAGCTCGAACATGATCTGAAAGTTGTCAAGGACCAGTTGATCTCTACGGAAGCGCAGAAGAAGCAAGCACAGAAAGATGCAGAGGAGTCGAACCAGCAGCTCTTGTCGCTCTCTTTGAAGCTCGAGGAATTGCAGAAACAGCTCTCGGAGGAACAAGAATCGGGCATACAATTTGAGCTCGAGGCTATCAAGAAGAAGAGCTCTCACGAGTCCGCTGCTTTGGCATCTGCATTGGATGAGATCGAGCAGCTTAAGCTGCAGATTGAGACTGTAGCTGAATCCGAGGCTACTCAATCGAAGAACTTGGAATCTGAGCAAAGCGATCTCCTTAAACTGAAAGAGAACTTGACCGAAACACTCTTGATTGTGGAAGAAATGAAACAGCAGGTAATGCATAGCAAAGAATCCGAAGCTGAGGCTCAGGCGCTTGTTGGAGAAACTCTGTTGCAGCTGGAAACGGCGAAGAAGATGATGGAGACGCTTAGGTCAGATGGACTGAGAGCCACGGAAGCATATAACGCCATTGCTGCTGAGCTGGAGCAGTCGAGAGCCCGTGTTAATTTTCTCGAAGATCTGGTGAGCAACCTCAAGGACTCCCAACGCGAAGACGTAGGTGAAACAGAAGTTAGTTCTTTGAAACTTGAAGTCGAGCAACTGAGATCGGCTTTAGAAGTCGGTGAGATAAGATACAACGAGGAACGAAGCCACAGTGCAGAGCAGATACGGGATGCCATGGAGACGGTGGAGAAGTTCAAATCTGCATCGAGCCAGAGAGAGGCCGAGCTGGAGGTGGAGATACGGAGATCCAAATACGAGATCGAGGAGCTGAAGGCGAACCTAATGGACAAGGAAACCGAACTGCAGGGTATATGCGAGGAGAACGAAGGCCTCACCACGAAGCTCGAGAGCTCCGTGTTGGGGCAGAGAGAGAACGAGCTGGAGAAGAGGCTCCACGACTCAAAGGCGGAGGTAGAAGCCCTCAAGGCCAGCCTGCAACAGAAGGAGGCGGAGTGGCAAAACACATCGAAGGAAAACGAGGCGCTGAAGGAGATGATGAGTGCCGGTGAGGTGGAGGAGTCGGCTAGGGCCGCGGAGAGAGAGGTGGCCGTGAAGGTGAGCTACATGGCGGAGGAGGTGGAGAAGAGCAACAGGAAGGCGGCGAGAGTGGGGGAGCAGCTGGAGGCGGTGCAGGCAGCGAACGCGGAGATGGAAGGCGAGCTGAGGAGGCTGAAAGTGCAGTCGGATCAGTGGAGGAAGGCCGCCGAGGCAGCGGCTGCAATGCTATCGGCCGGGAACAACGGGCAGATGATGGAGAGGACGGGGTCGATGGACAGCCACTACAACAGCCCGCGGACGGGGAAGATAAGCTCGCCGTACGGGGACGAGCTCGACGAGgagttgatgaagaagaagaatgccAACATGCTGAGGAGGTTTGGGGTGTTGTGGAAGAAGCCACAGAAATAG
- the LOC131000021 gene encoding putative disease resistance protein RGA4 isoform X2 — translation MEEAAAAAVLRASIQNLIDFCKNEISQIQGVDEEAAKLAGTLEIMQKFLNHAESGTITGEDVKSWLKKLEDVAFDADNVLDEINYHILYKQIKPKKAKVLSFFNHIPRSRKMALKIKKMRENLDCINKDAAVLGLKERLAAAVPTLLDADASETDSYAVDPIFIGRDDVVSEIVEMLTNSITTDERRVSILPIVGMGGLGKSALTRKVFNHEMVKSRFESHIWVHVSPNFEPITLLKKILNNLTSHQVENASRQVVLTKLEEALKDKTYLLVLDDAWNEDLFKWDDFMNSFLGVGCVKGNAIVVTTRSMKAASIVNPLHVRKLKGLSAEDCWSIIKVKTFGEGNVPSEFETIGKKIATKCQGLPLAANVVGGTLTNQSEEKWRSIEEKWLSPYEGGDYMTKILRLSFDNLSQPSLKKCFAYCAMFPKGSRIIKQELIELWMAESFLQADGRDDMESVGEKFINVLLHNSLLQVSKRDGYGDVKSCGMHDLVHDLASSVSSSSNNTGGSSRVRYMTLGDDTSGDITNPIPKEMAKSLRTLFLGCDISGINFSDLESLHVLCLNYYGVKELSSSIGKLIHLRHFDISWTSIEYLPDRIGEFFHLQTLRVPYGYKGKLPSTIKYLINLRHLYINEKVELPAGIGRLTSLQTLTHFPVGDENGCKIEELGSLNNLKGELQIHNLERVRDKEEAGKANLFKKSKILNLCLEWDCKREGESNDENVLEGLQPHSDLKKLEIRGFNGSRFPLWTQKMAVGDVVLNKLMSLSLYDCGECEEIPMLGHLPNLKSLQLGRLINLKCINSSFYGMVNKDTRIVFPALERLTLWFMPKLTEWAEVEVSGGSEVKLFPRLQHLEIWWCEQLMSVPSHVSSCLQHLKIDGIGVECLPADWLFSNNQTLSELYIRECPNLRELWHRDSGGEQSQRSFTSLRRLRIEECKALEYLPCEMIGFSLEEISLEGQSSLKNLPKVFDSLPKSSRLKNLSIVGFPKFMANFYVETPHFPNLRDVKFGVSMSSMEAVDGILQEYCHSLNKLTLVGMESCECLPESIQLLTALSELELNNFGMEELPEWLGNLSSLQQLSLCYCKRLRRLPSMDAMHRLTTLKLLFIWRCSELVIKSEAADSEWPKLSHIPEIYINGDEYRYIAGVESGTKKQLCLGCL, via the exons ATGGAAGAAGCTGCTGCTGCCGCCGTCCTTCGAGCTTCAATTCAAAACCTGATCGACTTTTGCAAGAATGAGATCTCTCAAATCCAAGGTGTCGACGAAGAAGCAGCAAAGCTAGCTGGGACTCTCGAAATCATGCAGAAGTTCTTGAACCACGCGGAGTCGGGCACCATCACCGGCGAAGATGTCAAGAGCTGGCTGAAGAAGCTTGAAGACGTGGCGTTCGATGCTGACAATGTTTTGGATGAAATCaactatcatattctctacaaaCAAATCAAGCCCAAGAAGGCAAAGGTACTATCATTCTTCAACCATATTCCACGTTCTCGAAAGATGgctcttaaaattaaaaaaatgcgtGAGAATTTGGACTGCATTAACAAAGATGCAGCTGTTCTTGGCCTCAAAGAGAGGCTTGCTGCCGCTGTGCCCACTTTACTTGATGCTGATGCTTCGGAAACTGATTCATACGCTGTTGATCCTATTTTTATTGGAAGAGATGATGTTGTGTCGGAAATAGTTGAGATGCTTACCAATAGCATCACAACTGATGAACGCAGAGTTTCCATCCTTCCCATTGTCGGGATGGGCGGATTGGGGAAGTCCGCATTGACTAGGAAAGTCTTCAATCATGAAATGGTGAAGTCTCGGTTTGAATCGCATATTTGGGTGCATGTTTCTCCAAATTTCGAACCAATCACCCTTTTAAAGAAAATTCTCAATAACTTGACTTCTCATCAAGTTGAAAATGCGAGTAGACAAGTTGTTCTTACAAAGCTTGAAGAAGCTTTGAAAGATAAAACGTATCTTCTTGTTCTAGATGATGCATGGAATGAAGATCTTTTCAAATGGGACGATTTTATGAATTCCTTCTTGGGAGTTGGTTGTGTCAAGGGAAATGCCATTGTTGTTACCACCAGAAGCATGAAGGCTGCTTCGATTGTGAATCCACTTCATGTACGTAAGTTGAAAGGGTTATCGGCGGAGGATTGTTGGTCGATAATCAAAGTTAAAACCTTTGGAGAAGGAAACGTTCCATCAGAATTTGAGACTATTGGGAAAAAGATTGCAACCAAATGTCAAGGTTTGCCACTAGCTGCCAATGTAGTTGGGGGAACACTGACCAATCAATCCGAGGAAAAATGGCGTTCAATCGAGGAGAAATGGCTTTCGCCATATGAAGGAGGAGATTATATGACAAAAATATTAAGATTGAGCTTTGATAATTTGTCTCAGCCCTCACTTAAAAAGTGCTTTGCGTACTGTGCAATGTTTCCTAAAGGCTCCAGAATCATAAAGCAGGAACTGATTGAGTTGTGGATGGCAGAAAGTTTTCTTCAAGCTGATGGAAGGGATGACATGGAGTCTGTGGGCGAAAAATTTATCAACGTTCTTCTGCACAACTCTTTACTGCAAGTTTCAAAGAGAGATGGCTACGGAGATGTAAAAAGTTGCGGGATGCACGATCTTGTGCACGATCTCGCTTCTTCTGTTTCAAGTTCCTCTAACAATACTGGTGGTAGCAGCCGAGTTCGATACATGACTCTCGGAGACGACACCTCTGGAGATATAACAAATCCTATCCCAAAAGAAATGGCAAAATCTTTGCGTACATTATTCTTGGGATGTGATATTTCTGGTATCAACTTCTCAGACTTGGAAAGTCTGCATGTTTTATGTCTTAATTACTATGGAGTTAAAGAGTTGTCAAGTTCGATTGGAAAGTTGATACATTTGAGACATTTTGACATTTCATGGACAAGTATTGAATATTTGCCGGATaggattggtgaattctttCACTTGCAGACGTTGAGAGTACCTTATGGATATAAGGGAAAACTGCCAAGTACGATTAAGTACTTGATTAACTTGAGGCATCTTTATATTAATGAGAAGGTAGAGTTGCCTGCGGGAATCGGGAGATTAACGTCTCTTCAAACGCTAACGCATTTTCCAGTGGGCGATGAGAATGGGTGCAAAATTGAAGAGCTGGGAAGTTTGAATAATCTTAAAGGAGAGTTGCAGATTCACAATCTCGAAAGGGTTCGTGACAAGGAAGAGGCTGGGAAAGCCAATTtattcaaaaagtcaaaaatattgaatttgtgTTTGGAGTGGGATTGTAAAAGAGAAGGTGAATCAAATGATGAGAATGTATTGGAAGGCCTCCAACCTCACTCGGACTTGAAGAAGTTAGAGATTCGTGGATTTAATGGCAGTAGATTTCCATTATGGACTCAAAAGATGGCAGTTGGAGATGTGGTACTTAACAAGTTAATGTCGTTATCACTCTATGATTGCGGAGAATGTGAAGAGATCCCAATGTTGGGGCACTTGCCCAATCTCAAGTCCCTTCAGTTGGGACGATTGATAAATTTGAAGTGTATAAATTCTTCATTCTACGGAATGGTGAACAAGGACACACGCATTGTTTTTCCAGCTCTCGAGAGGTTGACATTGTGGTTCATGCCTAAGCTGACAGAGTGGGCAGAAGTAGAAGTTTCGGGTGGAAGTGAAGTGAAGCTATTTCCTCGCCTCCAACATTTGGAAATTTGGTGGTGCGAGCAATTGATGAGTGTTCCAAGTCATGTCTCGTCATGCCTTCAACATTTGAAAATTGATGGAATTGGTGTGGAATGTCTCCCAGCTGATTGGTTATTCAGTAACAACCAGACTCTCTCTGAATTGTATATAAGGGAGTGCCCCAATTTGAGAGAATTATGGCATAGAGATAGCGGTGGAGAACAATCCCAACGAAGCTTCACATCCCTTCGCCGTCTCAGGATTGAGGAATGCAAAGCATTGGAGTATTTGCCATGTGAAATGATAGGATTCTCTCTTGAGGAGATATCGCTGGAGGGTCAAAGTAGCCTAAAGAATCTACCAAAGGTATTTGACAGCCTCCCAAAATCGTCTCGTCTGAAAAATTTATCAATCGTTGGCTTTCCTAAATTTATGGCCAATTTTTATGTTGAGACTCCACATTTTCCCAATTTGAGAGACGTAAAATTCGGTGTCAGTATGAGCTCGATGGAGGCTGTAGATGGCATATTACAAGAATACTGCCACTCACTAAATAAGTTAACTCTGGTGGGGATGGAAAGTTGTGAATGCCTGCCGGAATCAATTCAACTTCTCACTGCTCTTTCTGAGTTAGAGTTAAATAATTTTGGAATGGAAGAGTTACCTGAATGGTTAGGGAACCTCTCATCTCTACAGCAGTTGTCTTTATGTTATTGCAAAAGGCTAAGGCGTCTACCCTCTATGGATGCAATGCATCGCCTCACAACATTAAAACTACTATTTATTTGGCGTTGCTCGGAATTAGTGATTAAAAGTGAGGCAGCTGATTCTGAATGGCCCAAGCTTTCCCATATCCCTGAAATCTACATTAATGGCGACGAATACAGATACATTGCCGGTGTCG AAAGTGGTACGAAGAAACAGTTGTGTTTGGGGTGCCTCTAA
- the LOC131000022 gene encoding interactor of constitutive active ROPs 3 isoform X1: MQTPKARGSPSSAPQKSSPRSISSEASLKSSSPQAASSEKVSPKVVRQLKTGPRFLDPTASSSNQASRAPKERSPKVAEHKSPRSPLSEKKRPSKVPELESQISQLEHDLKVVKDQLISTEAQKKQAQKDAEESNQQLLSLSLKLEELQKQLSEEQESGIQFELEAIKKKSSHESAALASALDEIEQLKLQIETVAESEATQSKNLESEQSDLLKLKENLTETLLIVEEMKQQVMHSKESEAEAQALVGETLLQLETAKKMMETLRSDGLRATEAYNAIAAELEQSRARVNFLEDLVSNLKDSQREDVGETEVSSLKLEVEQLRSALEVGEIRYNEERSHSAEQIRDAMETVEKFKSASSQREAELEVEIRRSKYEIEELKANLMDKETELQGICEENEGLTTKLESSVLGQRENELEKRLHDSKAEVEALKASLQQKEAEWQNTSKENEALKEMMSAGEVEESARAAEREVAVKVSYMAEEVEKSNRKAARVGEQLEAVQAANAEMEGELRRLKVQSDQWRKAAEAAAAMLSAGNNGQMMERTGSMDSHYNSPRTGKISSPYGDELDEELMKKKNANMLRRFGVLWKKPQK, translated from the exons ATGCAGACCCCTAAAGCAAG AGGCAGTCCCTCCAGCGCGCCCCAGAAGAGCTCTCCTCGATCAATTTCATCAGAGGCTTCTCTAAAAAGCTCGTCCCCTCAAGCCGCTTCCTCGGAGAAGGTTTCGCCTAAAGTGGTGCGTCAGCTCAAGACAGGTCCCCGTTTCTTAGACCCTACCGCGTCTTCATCCAACCAAGCGAGCCGAGCACCAAAAGAGAGAAGTCCTAAAGTAGCCGAACACAAATCCCCTAGAAGCCCGCTGTCTGAG AAGAAGCGGCCTAGCAAAGTTCCCGAGCTCGAGAGTCAGATTTCTCAGCTCGAACATGATCTGAAAGTTGTCAAGGACCAGTTGATCTCTACGGAAGCGCAGAAGAAGCAAGCACAGAAAGATGCAGAGGAGTCGAACCAGCAGCTCTTGTCGCTCTCTTTGAAGCTCGAGGAATTGCAGAAACAGCTCTCGGAGGAACAAGAATCGGGCATACAATTTGAGCTCGAGGCTATCAAGAAGAAGAGCTCTCACGAGTCCGCTGCTTTGGCATCTGCATTGGATGAGATCGAGCAGCTTAAGCTGCAGATTGAGACTGTAGCTGAATCCGAGGCTACTCAATCGAAGAACTTGGAATCTGAGCAAAGCGATCTCCTTAAACTGAAAGAGAACTTGACCGAAACACTCTTGATTGTGGAAGAAATGAAACAGCAGGTAATGCATAGCAAAGAATCCGAAGCTGAGGCTCAGGCGCTTGTTGGAGAAACTCTGTTGCAGCTGGAAACGGCGAAGAAGATGATGGAGACGCTTAGGTCAGATGGACTGAGAGCCACGGAAGCATATAACGCCATTGCTGCTGAGCTGGAGCAGTCGAGAGCCCGTGTTAATTTTCTCGAAGATCTGGTGAGCAACCTCAAGGACTCCCAACGCGAAGACGTAGGTGAAACAGAAGTTAGTTCTTTGAAACTTGAAGTCGAGCAACTGAGATCGGCTTTAGAAGTCGGTGAGATAAGATACAACGAGGAACGAAGCCACAGTGCAGAGCAGATACGGGATGCCATGGAGACGGTGGAGAAGTTCAAATCTGCATCGAGCCAGAGAGAGGCCGAGCTGGAGGTGGAGATACGGAGATCCAAATACGAGATCGAGGAGCTGAAGGCGAACCTAATGGACAAGGAAACCGAACTGCAGGGTATATGCGAGGAGAACGAAGGCCTCACCACGAAGCTCGAGAGCTCCGTGTTGGGGCAGAGAGAGAACGAGCTGGAGAAGAGGCTCCACGACTCAAAGGCGGAGGTAGAAGCCCTCAAGGCCAGCCTGCAACAGAAGGAGGCGGAGTGGCAAAACACATCGAAGGAAAACGAGGCGCTGAAGGAGATGATGAGTGCCGGTGAGGTGGAGGAGTCGGCTAGGGCCGCGGAGAGAGAGGTGGCCGTGAAGGTGAGCTACATGGCGGAGGAGGTGGAGAAGAGCAACAGGAAGGCGGCGAGAGTGGGGGAGCAGCTGGAGGCGGTGCAGGCAGCGAACGCGGAGATGGAAGGCGAGCTGAGGAGGCTGAAAGTGCAGTCGGATCAGTGGAGGAAGGCCGCCGAGGCAGCGGCTGCAATGCTATCGGCCGGGAACAACGGGCAGATGATGGAGAGGACGGGGTCGATGGACAGCCACTACAACAGCCCGCGGACGGGGAAGATAAGCTCGCCGTACGGGGACGAGCTCGACGAGgagttgatgaagaagaagaatgccAACATGCTGAGGAGGTTTGGGGTGTTGTGGAAGAAGCCACAGAAATAG
- the LOC131000021 gene encoding putative disease resistance protein RGA4 isoform X1, translating to MEEAAAAAVLRASIQNLIDFCKNEISQIQGVDEEAAKLAGTLEIMQKFLNHAESGTITGEDVKSWLKKLEDVAFDADNVLDEINYHILYKQIKPKKAKVLSFFNHIPRSRKMALKIKKMRENLDCINKDAAVLGLKERLAAAVPTLLDADASETDSYAVDPIFIGRDDVVSEIVEMLTNSITTDERRVSILPIVGMGGLGKSALTRKVFNHEMVKSRFESHIWVHVSPNFEPITLLKKILNNLTSHQVENASRQVVLTKLEEALKDKTYLLVLDDAWNEDLFKWDDFMNSFLGVGCVKGNAIVVTTRSMKAASIVNPLHVRKLKGLSAEDCWSIIKVKTFGEGNVPSEFETIGKKIATKCQGLPLAANVVGGTLTNQSEEKWRSIEEKWLSPYEGGDYMTKILRLSFDNLSQPSLKKCFAYCAMFPKGSRIIKQELIELWMAESFLQADGRDDMESVGEKFINVLLHNSLLQVSKRDGYGDVKSCGMHDLVHDLASSVSSSSNNTGGSSRVRYMTLGDDTSGDITNPIPKEMAKSLRTLFLGCDISGINFSDLESLHVLCLNYYGVKELSSSIGKLIHLRHFDISWTSIEYLPDRIGEFFHLQTLRVPYGYKGKLPSTIKYLINLRHLYINEKVELPAGIGRLTSLQTLTHFPVGDENGCKIEELGSLNNLKGELQIHNLERVRDKEEAGKANLFKKSKILNLCLEWDCKREGESNDENVLEGLQPHSDLKKLEIRGFNGSRFPLWTQKMAVGDVVLNKLMSLSLYDCGECEEIPMLGHLPNLKSLQLGRLINLKCINSSFYGMVNKDTRIVFPALERLTLWFMPKLTEWAEVEVSGGSEVKLFPRLQHLEIWWCEQLMSVPSHVSSCLQHLKIDGIGVECLPADWLFSNNQTLSELYIRECPNLRELWHRDSGGEQSQRSFTSLRRLRIEECKALEYLPCEMIGFSLEEISLEGQSSLKNLPKVFDSLPKSSRLKNLSIVGFPKFMANFYVETPHFPNLRDVKFGVSMSSMEAVDGILQEYCHSLNKLTLVGMESCECLPESIQLLTALSELELNNFGMEELPEWLGNLSSLQQLSLCYCKRLRRLPSMDAMHRLTTLKLLFIWRCSELVIKSEAADSEWPKLSHIPEIYINGDEYRYIAGVDTESGTKKQLCLGCL from the exons ATGGAAGAAGCTGCTGCTGCCGCCGTCCTTCGAGCTTCAATTCAAAACCTGATCGACTTTTGCAAGAATGAGATCTCTCAAATCCAAGGTGTCGACGAAGAAGCAGCAAAGCTAGCTGGGACTCTCGAAATCATGCAGAAGTTCTTGAACCACGCGGAGTCGGGCACCATCACCGGCGAAGATGTCAAGAGCTGGCTGAAGAAGCTTGAAGACGTGGCGTTCGATGCTGACAATGTTTTGGATGAAATCaactatcatattctctacaaaCAAATCAAGCCCAAGAAGGCAAAGGTACTATCATTCTTCAACCATATTCCACGTTCTCGAAAGATGgctcttaaaattaaaaaaatgcgtGAGAATTTGGACTGCATTAACAAAGATGCAGCTGTTCTTGGCCTCAAAGAGAGGCTTGCTGCCGCTGTGCCCACTTTACTTGATGCTGATGCTTCGGAAACTGATTCATACGCTGTTGATCCTATTTTTATTGGAAGAGATGATGTTGTGTCGGAAATAGTTGAGATGCTTACCAATAGCATCACAACTGATGAACGCAGAGTTTCCATCCTTCCCATTGTCGGGATGGGCGGATTGGGGAAGTCCGCATTGACTAGGAAAGTCTTCAATCATGAAATGGTGAAGTCTCGGTTTGAATCGCATATTTGGGTGCATGTTTCTCCAAATTTCGAACCAATCACCCTTTTAAAGAAAATTCTCAATAACTTGACTTCTCATCAAGTTGAAAATGCGAGTAGACAAGTTGTTCTTACAAAGCTTGAAGAAGCTTTGAAAGATAAAACGTATCTTCTTGTTCTAGATGATGCATGGAATGAAGATCTTTTCAAATGGGACGATTTTATGAATTCCTTCTTGGGAGTTGGTTGTGTCAAGGGAAATGCCATTGTTGTTACCACCAGAAGCATGAAGGCTGCTTCGATTGTGAATCCACTTCATGTACGTAAGTTGAAAGGGTTATCGGCGGAGGATTGTTGGTCGATAATCAAAGTTAAAACCTTTGGAGAAGGAAACGTTCCATCAGAATTTGAGACTATTGGGAAAAAGATTGCAACCAAATGTCAAGGTTTGCCACTAGCTGCCAATGTAGTTGGGGGAACACTGACCAATCAATCCGAGGAAAAATGGCGTTCAATCGAGGAGAAATGGCTTTCGCCATATGAAGGAGGAGATTATATGACAAAAATATTAAGATTGAGCTTTGATAATTTGTCTCAGCCCTCACTTAAAAAGTGCTTTGCGTACTGTGCAATGTTTCCTAAAGGCTCCAGAATCATAAAGCAGGAACTGATTGAGTTGTGGATGGCAGAAAGTTTTCTTCAAGCTGATGGAAGGGATGACATGGAGTCTGTGGGCGAAAAATTTATCAACGTTCTTCTGCACAACTCTTTACTGCAAGTTTCAAAGAGAGATGGCTACGGAGATGTAAAAAGTTGCGGGATGCACGATCTTGTGCACGATCTCGCTTCTTCTGTTTCAAGTTCCTCTAACAATACTGGTGGTAGCAGCCGAGTTCGATACATGACTCTCGGAGACGACACCTCTGGAGATATAACAAATCCTATCCCAAAAGAAATGGCAAAATCTTTGCGTACATTATTCTTGGGATGTGATATTTCTGGTATCAACTTCTCAGACTTGGAAAGTCTGCATGTTTTATGTCTTAATTACTATGGAGTTAAAGAGTTGTCAAGTTCGATTGGAAAGTTGATACATTTGAGACATTTTGACATTTCATGGACAAGTATTGAATATTTGCCGGATaggattggtgaattctttCACTTGCAGACGTTGAGAGTACCTTATGGATATAAGGGAAAACTGCCAAGTACGATTAAGTACTTGATTAACTTGAGGCATCTTTATATTAATGAGAAGGTAGAGTTGCCTGCGGGAATCGGGAGATTAACGTCTCTTCAAACGCTAACGCATTTTCCAGTGGGCGATGAGAATGGGTGCAAAATTGAAGAGCTGGGAAGTTTGAATAATCTTAAAGGAGAGTTGCAGATTCACAATCTCGAAAGGGTTCGTGACAAGGAAGAGGCTGGGAAAGCCAATTtattcaaaaagtcaaaaatattgaatttgtgTTTGGAGTGGGATTGTAAAAGAGAAGGTGAATCAAATGATGAGAATGTATTGGAAGGCCTCCAACCTCACTCGGACTTGAAGAAGTTAGAGATTCGTGGATTTAATGGCAGTAGATTTCCATTATGGACTCAAAAGATGGCAGTTGGAGATGTGGTACTTAACAAGTTAATGTCGTTATCACTCTATGATTGCGGAGAATGTGAAGAGATCCCAATGTTGGGGCACTTGCCCAATCTCAAGTCCCTTCAGTTGGGACGATTGATAAATTTGAAGTGTATAAATTCTTCATTCTACGGAATGGTGAACAAGGACACACGCATTGTTTTTCCAGCTCTCGAGAGGTTGACATTGTGGTTCATGCCTAAGCTGACAGAGTGGGCAGAAGTAGAAGTTTCGGGTGGAAGTGAAGTGAAGCTATTTCCTCGCCTCCAACATTTGGAAATTTGGTGGTGCGAGCAATTGATGAGTGTTCCAAGTCATGTCTCGTCATGCCTTCAACATTTGAAAATTGATGGAATTGGTGTGGAATGTCTCCCAGCTGATTGGTTATTCAGTAACAACCAGACTCTCTCTGAATTGTATATAAGGGAGTGCCCCAATTTGAGAGAATTATGGCATAGAGATAGCGGTGGAGAACAATCCCAACGAAGCTTCACATCCCTTCGCCGTCTCAGGATTGAGGAATGCAAAGCATTGGAGTATTTGCCATGTGAAATGATAGGATTCTCTCTTGAGGAGATATCGCTGGAGGGTCAAAGTAGCCTAAAGAATCTACCAAAGGTATTTGACAGCCTCCCAAAATCGTCTCGTCTGAAAAATTTATCAATCGTTGGCTTTCCTAAATTTATGGCCAATTTTTATGTTGAGACTCCACATTTTCCCAATTTGAGAGACGTAAAATTCGGTGTCAGTATGAGCTCGATGGAGGCTGTAGATGGCATATTACAAGAATACTGCCACTCACTAAATAAGTTAACTCTGGTGGGGATGGAAAGTTGTGAATGCCTGCCGGAATCAATTCAACTTCTCACTGCTCTTTCTGAGTTAGAGTTAAATAATTTTGGAATGGAAGAGTTACCTGAATGGTTAGGGAACCTCTCATCTCTACAGCAGTTGTCTTTATGTTATTGCAAAAGGCTAAGGCGTCTACCCTCTATGGATGCAATGCATCGCCTCACAACATTAAAACTACTATTTATTTGGCGTTGCTCGGAATTAGTGATTAAAAGTGAGGCAGCTGATTCTGAATGGCCCAAGCTTTCCCATATCCCTGAAATCTACATTAATGGCGACGAATACAGATACATTGCCGGTGTCG ATACAGAAAGTGGTACGAAGAAACAGTTGTGTTTGGGGTGCCTCTAA